The following coding sequences are from one Lolium rigidum isolate FL_2022 chromosome 6, APGP_CSIRO_Lrig_0.1, whole genome shotgun sequence window:
- the LOC124661713 gene encoding CO(2)-response secreted protease-like, whose translation MVNRAHFVILVLAYRLLVSLSAEAQHAKESYVVYLGSPSGGDAEVVRASHLQMLSSIVVQSDEQERPSTTLTQSYHHAFEGFAAELTEEEAAALSGHERVVSVFRDRALQLHTTRSWDFLDAESGLHAERLGRRASGDVIIGVIDTGVWPEAPSFNDDGMRGVPARWRGVCMEGPDFKKSDCNKKLIGARYYGSQPESAASASPNASLSGAAPLPAETAGSPRDTVGHGTHCASTAAGAAVADADYYGLARGTAKGGAPASRVATYKVCTLGGCSSSALLKAVDDAVTDGVDVISISIGMSSALASDFLSDPIALGAFHANQRGVLVVCSGGNDGPTPYTVVNSAPWILTVAASTIDRTFQSSVVLGNGNVIKGVAINFSNQSLSGERYPLVTGAEAAGRYTPVSEASNCYPGSLDAQKVAGKIVVCVGTNSMVARRVKKLVAEGSGASGLVLIDDEQKDVPFDAGSFAFSQVGNDVGAQILGYMISTKNPTAVILPTEDVKEFKPAPTVASFSARGPGGLTESVLKPDLMAPGVSILAAAMPSTDKAEVPAGKKPSAFAIKSGTSMACPHVAGAGAFVKSAHPGWSPSMIRSALMTTATTTNNLGKPVASSTGAAATGHDMGAGEISPLRALSPGLVFDTTTKDYLNFLCYYGYKDKLVRKVSGDAGFACPPGGTSPDLIATDLNYPSISVPRLVSGKPVAVSRTAMNVGPSNATYELAVEAPPGLSVKVSPERLVFSRRWTTAAYKVTFATAAGVSKGYAYGAVTWSDGAHSVRTPFAVNVV comes from the exons ATGGTGAACCGCGCGCACttcgtcatcctcgtcctcgcctaCCGCCTCCTGGTATCCCTCTCAGCTGAAGCACAGCACGCCAAAGAG TCGTATGTCGTCTACCTGGGGAGCCCTTCCGGCGGCGACGCGGAGGTGGTGCGGGCCTCCCACCTGCAGATGCTGTCGTCCATCGTCGTCCAGAGCGACGAGCAGGAGCGGCCGTCGACGACGCTGACGCAGAGCTACCACCACGCGTTCGAGGGCTTCGCCGCCGAGCTCActgaggaggaggccgccgccctGTCCG GGCATGAGAGGGTGGTGTCGGTGTTCCGGGACCGCGCGCTGCAGCTGCACACGACGCGCTCGTGGGACTTCCTCGACGCCGAGTCCGGCCTCCACGCCGAACGCCTCGGCCGCCGGGCCTCCGGCGATGTCATAATCGGCGTCATCGATACCG GTGTCTGGCCGGAGGCGCCGAGCTTCAACGACGATGGGATGCGGGGCGTGCCGGCGAGGTGGCGAGGCGTGTGCATGGAAGGCCCGGACTTCAAGAAGAGCGACTgcaacaa GAAGCTCATCGGTGCACGGTACTACGGCAGCCAGCCCGAATCGGCGGCGTCGGCTTCGCCAAACGCGTCCCTCTCCGGTGCGGCTCCGTTGCCGGCAGAGACGGCAGGATCGCCGCGGGACACCGTCGGGCACGGCACGCACTGCGCGTcgacggcggcgggcgcggccgtggcggacgcGGACTACTACGGCCTCGCGCGGGGCACGGCCAAGGGCGGCGCGCCGGCGAGCCGCGTGGCCACGTATAAGGTGTGCACCCTGGGCGGGTGCTCCAGCTCGGCGCTGCTCAAGGCCGTGGACGACGCGGTGACCGACGGCGTGGAcgtgatctccatctccatcggCATGAGCTCCGCCTTGGCCTCCGACTTCCTCTCCGACCCCATCGCGCTCGGCGCGTTCCACGCGAACCAGAGGGGCGTCCTGGTGGTATGCTCCGGCGGCAACGACGGGCCCACCCCCTACACCGTCGTCAACTCCGCGCCCTGGAtcctcaccgtcgccgcctccaccatcgacCGCACCTTCCAGTCCAGCGTCGTCCTCGGCAACGGGAACGTCATCAAG GGAGTCGCCATAAACTTCTCCAACCAAAGCCTCAGTGGAGAGCGCTACCCTCTGGTGACTGGGGCCGAAGCGGCAGGTCGGTACACGCCGGTGTCGGAGGCAAG CAACTGCTATCCTGGATCGCTGGACGCGCAGAAGGTGGCCGGGAAGATCGTGGTGTGCGTGGGCACGAACTCGATGGTGGCGAGGCGGGTGAAGAAGCTGGTCGCGGAGGGGTCCGGGGCGAGCGGGCTGGTGCTGATCGACGACGAGCAGAAGGACGTGCCGTTCGACGCCGGCAGCTTCGCCTTCTCCCAGGTGGGCAACGACGTCGGCGCCCAGATCCTCGGCTACATGATCTCCACCAA GAATCCGACGGCCGTGATCCTCCCGACCGAGGACGTCAAGGAGTTCAAGCCGGCGCCCACGGTGGCGTCCTTCTCGGCGCGCGGCCCTGGTGGTCTCACCGAATCCGTGCTCAAG CCTGATCTGATGGCGCCAGGGGTGAGCATCCTCGCCGCCGCGATGCCGTCCACGGACAAGGCGGAAGTTCCAGCCGGAAAGAAGCCCTCGGCTTTCGCCATCAAGTCCGGCACCTCCATGGCCTGCCCGCACGTCGCCGGTGCCGGCGCCTTCGTCAAGTCGGCTCATCCGGGCTGGTCCCCGTCCATGATCAGATCAGCTCTCATGACCACAG CGACCACGACAAACAACCTCGGAAAGCCGGTGGCGAGCAGCACGGGCGCGGCGGCGACCGGCCACGACATGGGCGCCGGGGAGATCAGCCCGCTGCGGGCTCTCAGCCCGGGTCTGGTGTTCGACACAACCACCAAGGACTACCTCAACTTCCTCTGCTACTACGGCTACAAGGACAAGCTCGTCCGCAAGGTCTCCGGCGACGCCGGGTTCGCCTGCCCACCCGGCGGGACATCGCCAGACCTTATCGCGACGGACCTCAACTACCCGTCCATCTCCGTGCCCAGGCTCGTCTCCGGGAAACCGGTCGCTGTGTCACGAACCGCCATGAATGTTGGGCCGTCGAACGCGACGTACGAGCTGgccgtcgaggcaccgccgggccTGTCTGTGAAGGTGTCGCCCGAGCGGCTGGTGTTCTCGAGGCGGTGGACGACGGCGGCGTACAAGGTGACATTCGCTACCGCCGCCGGGGTCAGCAAGGGGTACGCGTACGGCGCCGTCACCTGGTCCGACGGCGCGCACTCGGTCCGGACGCCTTTCGCGGTTAATGTTGTGTGA